A region of Raphanus sativus cultivar WK10039 unplaced genomic scaffold, ASM80110v3 Scaffold0630, whole genome shotgun sequence DNA encodes the following proteins:
- the LOC130502646 gene encoding two-component response regulator ARR1-like yields MMNPLNGRGGGLGGSSSGKNQGGESVVEMFPSGLRVLVVDDDPTCLVILEKMLRTCLYEVTKCNRAEMALSLLRKNKHGFDIVISDVHMPDMDGFKLLEHVGLEMDLPVIMMSADDSKSVVLKGVTHGAVDYLIKPVRMEALKNIWQHVVRKRRIEWSMPTTTHSGSVEETTGERQQQQQQQQREAVSADDDDNNSSSVNEGNNNNNNWRSSSGSSSRKRKDEEGEEQGDEEDASNLKKPRVVWSVELHQQFVAAVNQLGVEKAVPKKILELMNVPGLTRENVASHLQKYRIYLRRLGGVSQHHQGSLNNSFMTGQDASFGSLPTLNAFDLQALGQLPAQSLAQLQASGLTRPAALVSKPGFPGGSTTIVDERSIFSFDNSKMNLLHGVPTGMEPRQLAGLQQQHGMTIQQQIAAVRAGHSLRRPQQQTFSRPQQSSSIRQPMLPNRVSEISGFSSGRSSSIPESSSRVLPTSYANLSTQQQSLAFSNFQQELPVNSFPLASAPGLLSLRKPHSSASEVNSSEAGFTTSSYDMLFSSRQNDWDLRSMLSSSHQDAFSNSEAYSSSRNNNNTSRNQQQQQQQQGMVSHHQVYGNGGGSSLKVKSETMAFHEQYSNQEDLMSALLKQEGIGPVDTEFDFDAYSIDDIPV; encoded by the exons ATGATGAATCCTCTTAACGGAAGAGGAGGAGGACTCGGTGGATCGAGTTCCGGTAAGAATCAAGGCGGAGAGTCAGTGGTGGAGATGTTTCCTTCGGGTCTTAGAGTTCTTGTCGTTGACGATGACCCGACTTGTCTTGTGATCTTAGAGAAGATGCTCAGGACTTGTCTTTACGAAG TAACGAAATGCAACAGAGCAGAGATGGCATTGTCTCTGCTCCGGAAGAACAAACACGGATTCGATATTGTCATCAGCGATGTTCACATGCCTGACATGGACGGCTTCAAGCTTCTTGAACACGTCGGTCTTGAGATGGACTTGCCTGTTATCA TGATGTCTGCGGATGATTCAAAGAGTGTTGTCCTAAAAGGAGTCACGCACGGCGCGGTTGACTACCTGATCAAGCCTGTACGCATGGAGGCGCTTAAGAATATATGGCAGCACGTGGTTCGGAAGAGGAGGATCGAGTGGAGCATGCCTACTACTACACATTCCGGAAGCGTTGAGGAGACAACCGGCGAgaggcagcagcagcagcagcagcagcagagaGAAGCTGTTTCcgctgatgatgatgacaacAACTCTTCCTCTGTCAACGAAGGGaataataacaacaacaactgGAGGAGCAGCAGCGGCAGCAGCTCGCGGAAGCGGAAAGATGAGGAAGGTGAAGAGCAAGGTGACGAGGAAGACGCTTCCAATCTCAAGAAGCCGCGTGTTGTCTGGTCCGTTGAGTTGCATCAACAGTTTGTTGCTGCTGTTAATCAGCTCGGCGTTGAAA AGGCGGTTCCTAAGAAGATATTGGAGCTGATGAATGTTCCTGGTCTTACAAGGGAGAACGTAGCCAGCCACCTCCAG aaataCAGAATATATCTAAGACGGCTTGGAGGAGTGTCACAGCACCACCAAGGAAGTTTAAACAACTCGTTTATGACGGGTCAGGACGCCAGCTTCGGTTCTCTTCCCACTCTGAACGCGTTTGATCTTCAAGCGCTAGGTCAGCTTCCTGCTCAGAGCCTTGCACAGCTTCAAGCATCTGGTCTAACCCGGCCTGCTGCGTTGGTCTCTAAGCCAGGGTTCCCTGGTGGTTCCACCACCATTGTGGACGAGAGAAGCATCTTCAGCTTCGACAACTCCAAAATGAACTTGCTCCACGGTGTCCCGACCGGTATGGAACCAAGACAGCTTGCTGGCTTACAACAACAACATGGAATGACGATTCAACAACAGATTGCCGCTGTAAGAGCAGGACATAGCCTTCGGAGGCCTCAGCAGCAAACATTCTCACGACCACAACAATCATCATCCATCAGGCAGCCGATGTTACCAAACCGTGTCTCTGAGATAAGTGGTTTCTCTTCGGGAAGGAGCAGCAGTATCCCTGAGAGCAGCAGCAGAGTGTTACCCACAAGCTATGCCAACCTCTCAACTCAACAACAGTCGCTGGCCTTCAGCAACTTCCAACAAGAACTCCCCGTGAACAGCTTCCCGCTAGCGAGTGCACCAGGCTTATTATCTCTTCGGAAACCACATTCTTCTGCTTCCGAGGTTAACAGCTCGGAAGCAGGTTTCACCACATCTAGCTACGACATGTTGTTCTCAAGTAGACAGAACGATTGGGATCTGCGGAGTATGCTTTCTTCCTCTCATCAAGACGCGTTTTCCAATTCAGAAGCCTACTCTTCTtcaagaaacaacaacaacactagCCGGaaccagcagcagcagcagcagcagcagggCATGGTCTCGCATCACCAGGTTTATGGAAACGGAGGGGGAAGCTCCCTGAAGGTGAAGTCAGAGACGATGGCGTTCCACGAGCAGTATAGTAATCAAGAAGATCTTATGAGCGCACTTCTTAAGCAG GAAGGTATTGGACCGGTTGATACCGAGTTCGACTTTGATGCGTACTCGATTGATGACATCCCGGTTTGA
- the LOC108859510 gene encoding GATA transcription factor 17 produces the protein MSEGSVESKSKVDSAGELSDVDNENCSSGGGGSSGDTKRICVDCGTLRTPLWRGGPAGPKSLCNACGIKSRKKRQAAALGIKPEEKKRKRRSNSSDSDLSFDEHRNAKKKIINKGGDDDLTSSSSNIEGVNKYLDLGFKVPAMKRSAVEKKRLWKKLGEEERAAVLLMALSCGYVYS, from the exons ATGTCAGAGGGATCAGTAGAATCGAAATCGAAGGTAGACTCTGCAGGAGAGTTATCAGATGTTGACAACGAGAACTGCAGTAGCGGCGGCGGTGGAAGCAGTGGTGATACGAAGAGGATTTGCGTTGATTGCGGAACACTCCGAACTCCTCTCTGGCGCGGTGGCCCTGCTGGTCCTAAG TCGTTGTGCAATGCTTGTGGGATCAAGAGCAGGAAGAAGAGGCAAGCAGCAGCTCTTGGaatcaaaccagaagagaagaagagaaagagaagaagcaaTAGCAGTGATAGTGATCTAAGCTTCGATGAACATCGAAACGCTAAGAAGAAGATCATCAACAAAGGTGGTGATGATGATCTCACCAGTAGTAGTAGTAACATCGAAGGAGTGAACAAGTATTTGGATTTAGGTTTCAAAGTTCCGGCGATGAAGCGATCGGCGGTTGAGAAGAAGAGGCTATGGAAGAAACTCGGAGAGGAAGAAAGAGCCGCCGTGCTTCTCATGGCGCTCTCTTGTGGCTATGTTTATTCATAA
- the LOC130502647 gene encoding dihydrolipoyl dehydrogenase 1, chloroplastic, giving the protein MQSAITLPFSQTSLTRPNPVLGSTASAFSTPRSLRFCGLRREAFGSSPSSHLSLRSDRVRTPSIRRFQVSSAASSSNGAPPKSFDYDLIIIGAGVGGHGAALHAVEKGLKTAIIEGDVVGGTCVNRGCVPSKALLAVSGRMRELQNEHHMKSFGLQVSAAGYDRQGVADHANNLATKIRNNLTNSMKALGVDILTGFGSVLGPQKVKYGKDNIITAKNIIIATGSVPFVPKGIEVDGKTVITSDHALKLESVPDWIAIVGSGYIGLEFSDVYTALGSEVTFIEALDQLMPGFDPEISKLAQRVLINPRQIDYHTGVFASKITPAKDGKPVMIELIDAKTKEHKDTLEVDAALIATGRAPFTNGLGLENVNVVTQRGFIPVDERMRVIDGNGKLVPNLYCIGDANGKLMLAHAASAQGISVVEQVTGRDHVLNHLSIPAACFTHPEISMVGLTEPQAREKGEKEGFKVSVAKTSFKANTKALAENEGEGIAKMIYRPDNGEILGVHIFGLHAADLIHEASNAIALGTRIQDIKLAVHAHPTLSEVLDELFKAAKVEEDHATTRTGDAKIKKLNTNEDDPRRGRRDDEKQQPSVSKDLVVRSTSLSSFVEDIYARVLSLVSRVFV; this is encoded by the exons ATGCAGTCAGCTATCACTCTCCCCTTCTCCCAGACGTCCCTTACCAGACCCAACCCCGTGCTCGGATCAACCGCTTCCGCCTTTTCTACGCCGAGGAGTCTCCGGTTCTGCGGACTCCGGCGTGAGGCGTTTGGCTCCTCGCCTTCGAGTCATTTATCTCTGCGCAGTGACCGAGTTCGCACCCCAAGCATCAGGAGATTCCAAGTCTCCTCCGCTGCTAGCTCAAGTAACGGCGCTCCCCCCAAGAGTTTCGATTACGATCTGATCATCATCGGAGCTGGTGTTGGCGGCCACGGAGCTGCCTTACACGCCGTTGAAAAG GGACTTAAAACAGCCATCATTGAAGGAGATGTTGTTGGAGGGACTTGCGTTAACAGAGGCTGTGTGCCTTCCAAAGCTCTTCTTGCTGTTAGTGGTCGGATGCGGGAGCTCCAGAACGAGCATCACATGAAGTCCTTTGGTCTTCAG GTTTCAGCTGCTGGGTATGATCGTCAGGGTGTGGCAGACCATGCTAATAACCTGGCTACCAAAATTCGAAACAATCTTACCAATTCAATGAAGGCACTCGGTGTTGACATTTTGACTGGATTCGGAAGTGTTCTG GGCCCACAAAAGGTTAAATACGGGAAGGACAATATTATCACTgccaaaaatataatcattgcCACTGGATCTGTGCCTTTTGTTCCCAAAGGAATTGAAGTTGATG GAAAGACTGTAATCACCAGTGACCATGCCTTGAAGTTGGAGTCTGTCCCAGATTGGATTGCTATTGTAGGAAGTGGTTACATTGGTCTTGAGTTCAGTGATGTTTACACAGCACTTGGAAGTGAG GTAACGTTTATCGAAGCACTGGATCAGCTAATGCCTGGATTTGATCCTGAGATCAGTAAGCTAGCTCAGAGGGTTTTGATAAATCCTAGACAGATTGACTATCATACTGGAGTCTTTGCTAGCAAA ATCACTCCTGCAAAGGATGGGAAACCAGTTATGATTGAGCTTATTGATGCCAAAACCAAAGAACATAAGGATACCTTGGAG GTAGATGCTGCTCTTATTGCTACTGGAAGAGCTCCATTCACCAACGGTCTTGGCTTGGAAAAT GTCAATGTTGTGACGCAAAGAGGTTTCATTCCGGTTGATGAGCGAATGCGTGTGATCGATGGAAATGGGAAACTG GTTCCGAACTTGTACTGCATCGGTGATGCCAATGGTAAACTCATGCTTGCACATGCAGCCAGTGCCCAAGGAATATCTG TGGTTGAGCAAGTCACAGGTAGAGATCATGTGCTTAATCATCTAAGCATCCCAGCTGCTTGCTTTACTCATCCTGAAATTAGCATGGTGGGATTAACAGAG CCACAAGCGAGAGAGAAAGGAGAGAAGGAAGGATTTAAAGTTAGTGTTGCCAAGACGAGTTTCAAGGCTAACACAAAGGCCCTAGCTGAAAACGAAGGAGAAGGAATAGCAAAG ATGATATACCGACCTGACAACGGTGAAATTCTAGGAGTTCATATCTTTGGGCTGCATGCTGCTGACCTTATCCATGAAGCATCCAATGCCATTGCTCTTGGAACACGCATTCAG GACATAAAATTGGCAGTTCATGCGCATCCAACATtgtctgaggttctcgacgaactGTTCAAAGCAGCCAAG GTTGAGGAGGATCACGCAACAACAAGGACA GGAGATGCGAAGATAAAGAAGCTAAACACGAACGAGGATGATCCAAGAAGAGGGAGAAGAGATGATGAGAAACAACAACCTTCGGTTAGTAAAGACTTGGTTGTTAGATCCACAAGCCTGTCTTCTTTCGTTGAGGATATTTATGCTCGAGTCTTGTCTTTGGTTTCACGTGTATTTGTTTAA